The Candidatus Kryptonium sp. genome contains a region encoding:
- the rplQ gene encoding 50S ribosomal protein L17, producing MRHLKKGRKLKRTHSHRKATLSALATALFLHKRIVTTVAKAKEARRFAEKLITKAKRGDIHSRRLVARFIRNRQALKELFNEIAPRVMDRPGGYTRVVRLGFRRGDSAELAVLELVDYNIGTGMVKPKKEKKTETQPAKEQVAEQTAT from the coding sequence ATGAGGCATTTGAAAAAGGGCAGGAAACTTAAAAGAACACATAGCCATAGGAAAGCAACTCTTTCAGCACTTGCAACCGCGCTGTTTCTACATAAAAGAATAGTGACAACCGTCGCTAAAGCGAAAGAAGCAAGAAGATTTGCGGAGAAATTAATAACGAAAGCAAAGCGCGGAGACATACACTCAAGGCGACTTGTGGCAAGGTTTATAAGAAATAGACAAGCGTTAAAAGAATTATTTAACGAGATAGCTCCCAGAGTGATGGATAGACCCGGTGGTTATACTCGTGTCGTGCGACTTGGTTTTAGACGAGGTGATTCAGCCGAACTTGCGGTGCTTGAACTTGTTGATTACAACATCGGAACGGGAATGGTTAAACCAAAGAAGGAGAAAAAAACAGAAACCCAACCTGCTAAGGAACAGGTCGCAGAGCAAACAGCAACTTAA
- the rpmJ gene encoding 50S ribosomal protein L36 yields the protein MKVRSSVKKICEHCKIIKRKGVIRVICKKNPKHKQRQG from the coding sequence ATGAAAGTTCGCTCATCAGTAAAGAAAATTTGCGAGCATTGTAAAATCATCAAACGAAAGGGAGTCATAAGAGTCATTTGTAAGAAAAATCCAAAGCATAAACAAAGGCAAGGTTAA
- the rpsD gene encoding 30S ribosomal protein S4, protein MGRYTGPVCRLCRRERMKLYLKGEKCYTEKCPLEKKNYPPGQHGPLRRARLSEYGIQLREKQKLRRIYGVLERQFRRYFEMATRQKGKTGENLIKILERRLDNVVYRLGFAPSRKAARQLVKHRHILVNGKVVDIPSYLVEPGDEIRVRDKSKELEIIHNSLKRVTETSLVPWLQLNKASLSGVFMYIPERSEIPLNVNEQLIVELYSK, encoded by the coding sequence ATGGGAAGATACACAGGTCCAGTTTGCAGGCTTTGCAGAAGAGAAAGGATGAAACTTTATCTTAAAGGTGAGAAATGCTATACTGAAAAATGTCCACTTGAGAAGAAAAACTATCCACCTGGTCAACACGGTCCACTAAGACGCGCAAGATTATCTGAATATGGAATACAATTAAGAGAAAAGCAAAAACTCCGTAGAATTTACGGAGTCCTCGAGCGTCAGTTTAGAAGATATTTTGAAATGGCAACAAGACAAAAAGGAAAAACAGGTGAAAACTTGATAAAGATACTTGAAAGACGATTGGACAATGTGGTATATCGCCTTGGATTCGCACCATCAAGGAAAGCAGCTAGACAACTTGTTAAGCATAGACATATCTTAGTAAATGGAAAAGTTGTTGACATACCCTCATATCTCGTTGAACCAGGTGATGAGATAAGAGTTAGAGACAAGAGCAAGGAACTTGAAATCATCCATAACTCATTAAAGCGCGTCACTGAAACAAGTCTTGTTCCTTGGCTTCAGCTGAATAAGGCAAGTTTAAGTGGTGTGTTTATGTATATACCAGAGCGATCTGAGATACCGCTAAATGTTAATGAACAGTTGATCGTTGAACTTTATTCAAAGTAA
- the rplO gene encoding 50S ribosomal protein L15, translating into MPNILSNLKPAPGSRKKEKRIGRGQGSGHGGTSTRGHKGQKSRSGESIRPWFEGGQMPLIRRIPKRGFRNPFKVEYQIVNVGRLQELIDRGKISPDAKVTPELLYNVGVISKKTLPVKILGDGELKTPIEISAHAFSESALQKIQAIGGKAIKL; encoded by the coding sequence ATGCCTAATATATTAAGCAATCTAAAGCCAGCTCCTGGTTCAAGAAAGAAGGAAAAAAGAATCGGAAGAGGACAGGGTTCAGGGCATGGTGGAACCTCAACGCGTGGTCATAAGGGTCAAAAATCAAGATCGGGTGAGAGCATAAGACCATGGTTTGAAGGTGGACAAATGCCTTTGATACGAAGAATCCCGAAACGCGGTTTCAGAAATCCATTTAAAGTTGAATATCAAATCGTGAATGTAGGGCGACTTCAAGAATTAATTGATAGAGGGAAAATTTCGCCTGATGCTAAAGTTACACCTGAACTTCTTTATAATGTAGGTGTCATCTCAAAGAAGACATTACCTGTAAAAATTTTAGGTGATGGAGAATTAAAAACTCCTATTGAAATCTCAGCTCACGCTTTTAGTGAATCAGCTTTACAAAAGATACAAGCAATTGGAGGTAAGGCAATAAAGCTATGA
- the infA gene encoding translation initiation factor IF-1 — protein sequence MAKQEGVKVDGVVIEALPNATFKVRLDNGLEVTAHVSGKMRMHFIKILPGDKVQVELSPYDVTKGRIIYRYK from the coding sequence ATGGCAAAACAAGAAGGTGTAAAAGTTGATGGTGTTGTGATTGAAGCGTTACCAAATGCGACTTTCAAGGTTAGATTGGATAACGGGCTTGAGGTCACTGCACATGTATCTGGAAAGATGCGAATGCATTTTATAAAAATTCTACCTGGCGATAAAGTTCAAGTTGAACTTTCACCTTACGATGTGACAAAAGGACGGATTATTTACAGATACAAATAA
- a CDS encoding DNA-directed RNA polymerase subunit alpha, with amino-acid sequence MLNISLTFPESVVMDEATYSNTFGRFIIQPLERGYGVTIGNALRRVLLSSIPGYSFIAVKIEGVLHEFSTIPGVVEDVADIVLNLKGVRFKLIDKSIKKVNVLVKGPIELKAGEIQKQNSGIEILNPEHHIASVTGNTEFEMDLWIGYGKGYVPSEELDYLEPAPPVTRQPGVIFLDAIFTPVKNVRYFIENIRLKQKGDYEKLTLEVETDGSITPDDALVLAAKILKEHFEIVIELHPQVEPETLKPGDEGKVVNEKDRIRKILKTPIEELFLSMRAFNILKANGLNTIGDIVRYQENQLLNFKNFGRTSLNEIKKIIEGYGLHFGFDVDRYLRES; translated from the coding sequence ATGTTAAACATTTCCCTGACTTTTCCAGAAAGTGTAGTGATGGACGAGGCAACATATTCAAATACTTTCGGACGATTTATTATTCAACCTCTTGAGCGTGGCTATGGCGTTACGATCGGAAATGCGTTGAGAAGAGTTCTTCTTTCTTCAATTCCTGGTTATTCATTTATCGCAGTAAAAATAGAAGGAGTTCTTCACGAGTTCTCTACAATTCCGGGTGTTGTTGAAGATGTTGCTGATATCGTGCTTAATTTGAAGGGAGTTAGATTTAAACTAATTGACAAGTCAATTAAAAAAGTTAATGTATTAGTCAAGGGACCAATTGAACTCAAAGCTGGAGAAATACAGAAGCAAAATTCAGGAATAGAAATTCTAAATCCTGAACATCACATCGCAAGCGTTACAGGAAACACAGAATTTGAAATGGATTTGTGGATCGGTTATGGCAAAGGTTATGTTCCTTCTGAAGAGCTTGATTATCTTGAACCAGCTCCACCAGTAACTCGTCAACCAGGTGTGATATTTCTTGACGCAATTTTCACGCCAGTTAAAAATGTAAGATATTTCATTGAAAACATTCGTTTAAAGCAAAAAGGTGATTATGAAAAATTGACACTTGAAGTAGAAACGGATGGTTCAATAACCCCAGATGACGCGCTTGTTCTCGCTGCGAAGATCTTGAAAGAACACTTTGAAATTGTAATTGAACTTCACCCGCAGGTTGAACCAGAGACGCTTAAACCTGGTGATGAAGGTAAAGTTGTTAATGAAAAAGATCGCATCAGAAAAATTTTGAAAACCCCAATTGAGGAGCTTTTCCTCAGCATGAGAGCATTTAACATTTTGAAGGCAAATGGATTAAATACAATTGGTGATATCGTAAGGTATCAAGAAAACCAGCTTTTGAACTTTAAGAACTTCGGTAGAACTTCACTTAACGAGATAAAGAAGATCATTGAAGGATATGGTTTACATTTCGGTTTTGATGTGGATAGATACTTAAGGGAAAGTTAA
- the map gene encoding type I methionyl aminopeptidase, with protein MSIKTEKEIDLMREAGRIVSDVLKILGKYIKPGISAYELDKIAEDFILSQGAKPAFKGYGFNKKNLFPATICVSIDNEVVHGIPTKDKILREGQIVSIDVGVVKNGYYGDAAKTFAVGEVNGEKKKLIEITEKALYIGIEQAVDGNRLFDIGYAIQSYVESHGFSVVRDLVGHGIGKKLHEEPPVPNFGQKGKGIKLREGMTLAIEPMVNVGTWQVYFGSDGWTVYTLDGLPSAHFEHTIVVRKGKPEILTL; from the coding sequence GTGAGCATAAAGACTGAGAAGGAAATAGATTTGATGAGAGAGGCAGGAAGAATTGTATCAGATGTTTTAAAGATTCTCGGGAAATATATAAAGCCGGGAATTTCGGCTTATGAACTTGATAAAATAGCTGAAGATTTCATACTTTCGCAGGGTGCAAAACCTGCATTTAAGGGTTATGGATTCAACAAGAAAAATCTTTTTCCAGCGACAATTTGTGTTTCAATTGATAATGAGGTAGTGCATGGAATACCAACAAAAGATAAAATTTTAAGAGAAGGTCAAATCGTTTCAATTGATGTTGGTGTTGTTAAGAATGGATACTATGGGGACGCAGCAAAGACATTTGCTGTTGGCGAGGTGAACGGAGAAAAGAAAAAATTGATAGAGATAACTGAAAAAGCTCTTTACATAGGAATTGAACAAGCCGTTGATGGAAATAGACTCTTTGACATAGGATATGCGATTCAAAGTTATGTTGAGTCGCATGGTTTTTCAGTTGTCCGAGACCTCGTAGGGCACGGTATAGGAAAAAAACTACATGAAGAACCACCTGTTCCAAATTTTGGGCAAAAGGGCAAAGGTATTAAGCTTAGAGAAGGAATGACATTAGCAATTGAGCCTATGGTAAATGTCGGGACTTGGCAAGTTTATTTTGGAAGTGATGGTTGGACAGTTTACACTCTGGATGGATTGCCATCGGCTCATTTTGAACATACAATCGTTGTAAGAAAAGGAAAACCAGAAATTTTAACATTGTAA
- the rpsM gene encoding 30S ribosomal protein S13, with product MARIAGVELPRNKRSFIALTYIYGIGRSSALKILEKAGVDPMKKIGELTDEEISKIRDIINAEYKVEGALRAEIQMNIKRLMDIGCYRGLRHRRGLPVRGQRTRTNARTRKGKRKTVPGKKKATAKK from the coding sequence ATGGCGAGAATAGCAGGAGTTGAGTTACCAAGAAATAAGAGGTCTTTTATCGCGCTAACTTATATCTATGGCATAGGAAGAAGCTCAGCTCTAAAGATACTTGAAAAAGCAGGCGTTGATCCAATGAAAAAAATTGGCGAATTAACAGATGAGGAAATTAGCAAGATAAGGGATATCATCAACGCTGAATATAAAGTTGAGGGTGCTTTAAGAGCTGAGATTCAAATGAACATCAAGCGTCTTATGGACATCGGATGTTATCGTGGTTTAAGACATCGCCGTGGTTTGCCAGTTCGCGGTCAAAGAACGAGGACGAATGCTAGAACCAGAAAAGGTAAGAGGAAAACTGTTCCTGGTAAGAAGAAAGCGACTGCCAAAAAGTAA
- the yihA gene encoding ribosome biogenesis GTP-binding protein YihA/YsxC, whose amino-acid sequence MKITSARFVASLTDVKQLPTDGLPEIALVGRSNVGKSSLINKLCGKRNLAFISSTPGKTQTLNYFLINESFYIVDLPGYGYARVPEHVKAGWSKLIENYLSNRSQIKLVLHIVDARHEPTELDKMMAGWLDYFKIPYVIVITKIDKIARSKISRQVDMIRNAFGKLKYCQDFVTFSAITGVGKNELLSIIEKYISTPGKQRTQKKQLQVAQTK is encoded by the coding sequence ATGAAGATAACATCCGCAAGATTCGTTGCAAGCTTGACCGATGTAAAGCAGCTTCCAACCGATGGACTTCCTGAAATTGCGCTCGTCGGAAGATCAAATGTCGGAAAGTCATCCCTGATTAATAAACTTTGTGGAAAACGAAATCTCGCTTTCATAAGCTCAACCCCGGGGAAAACTCAAACTCTAAATTATTTCTTGATAAATGAATCTTTCTACATAGTTGATCTCCCCGGCTATGGCTACGCTCGCGTCCCTGAACATGTCAAAGCAGGTTGGAGTAAACTTATAGAAAATTATTTAAGTAATAGATCCCAGATCAAATTAGTCCTTCACATCGTTGATGCTCGCCACGAGCCAACGGAGCTTGATAAGATGATGGCAGGATGGCTTGATTATTTCAAGATCCCTTATGTTATCGTGATAACTAAAATTGACAAAATTGCAAGAAGCAAAATCTCAAGACAGGTTGATATGATACGAAACGCTTTCGGGAAGTTAAAGTATTGTCAAGATTTTGTCACTTTCTCAGCAATAACTGGTGTCGGAAAAAATGAACTGCTTTCAATAATTGAAAAGTATATCTCAACACCAGGGAAACAACGCACGCAGAAAAAGCAACTTCAAGTTGCACAAACTAAATAA
- the rpsK gene encoding 30S ribosomal protein S11 encodes MAKVKKQKKKIQVDAHGIAHIKATFNNTIVTITDRYGNVLAWSSGGRIGYKGTKKGTPFAAQLAAEAAAKEAYNLGVRRVDVLVKGPGSGREAAIRALQTAGLEILTIRDVTPIPHNGCRPPKRRRV; translated from the coding sequence TTGGCTAAAGTAAAAAAGCAGAAAAAGAAAATTCAAGTAGATGCTCACGGTATAGCACACATTAAAGCAACTTTCAATAATACCATAGTCACAATAACAGATAGATATGGTAATGTTTTGGCGTGGTCATCTGGTGGAAGAATAGGATACAAGGGAACGAAAAAAGGAACACCTTTTGCAGCTCAACTTGCTGCTGAAGCAGCAGCAAAAGAAGCATATAACCTTGGCGTTAGAAGGGTTGATGTTCTTGTCAAAGGTCCTGGCTCCGGAAGAGAAGCAGCAATTCGTGCGCTTCAGACTGCAGGACTTGAGATATTGACAATTCGCGATGTGACGCCAATTCCGCACAATGGTTGTAGACCACCAAAAAGAAGAAGAGTTTAA
- the secY gene encoding preprotein translocase subunit SecY, with amino-acid sequence MSKLVENIRNIFKIEELRDRILFTIALLAVVRVGAHITLPGVDASLLAEVIRSQAQQGSLFALYDLFAGGAFENAAVFALGIMPYISAAIILQLLGAVIPYFRKLQQEGEEGRRKLEQYARQGTVLVAALQAWGVSIRLMHMTTPGGLPIVPDAVKGIGFVISTIFILTAGTIFIMWLGEQITERGIGNGISLIIFAGIIARFPHALIEEFQMLQTGARSIIEEILIIAGMVLVVALVILVTTGTRRIPVQYAKRVVGRRVYGGVTQYIPIRVNAAGVMPIIFAQSVMFLPSTIVTFFPESEALQEFAANFSYTSFWYNFIYAILVIFFTYLYTAIVFNPQDIADTMRKQGGFIPGIRPGKNTADFIDNILTKITLPGSIFLAIIAILPGFMIGLGVSPTMASFFGGTSLLIVVGVALDTLRQIETYLLMRHYDGFMKTGRIKSRVGY; translated from the coding sequence ATGAGCAAATTAGTTGAAAATATCCGAAACATTTTCAAGATTGAAGAACTCCGGGACAGGATTCTTTTCACGATTGCTTTACTTGCAGTTGTTAGAGTTGGGGCTCATATAACTTTGCCCGGAGTTGATGCTTCGCTTTTGGCTGAAGTCATAAGAAGCCAGGCACAGCAAGGTTCTTTGTTTGCGTTATACGATCTTTTTGCAGGTGGAGCTTTTGAAAACGCTGCTGTTTTCGCACTTGGTATAATGCCTTATATAAGTGCTGCAATTATTTTGCAGTTGCTTGGTGCCGTTATCCCTTATTTTAGAAAATTGCAACAGGAAGGTGAAGAGGGGCGAAGAAAACTTGAACAATATGCCAGACAAGGAACAGTTCTTGTTGCAGCGCTCCAAGCTTGGGGTGTGAGTATAAGATTAATGCATATGACAACTCCAGGTGGCTTGCCAATAGTCCCAGATGCTGTTAAGGGTATAGGTTTTGTTATAAGTACAATTTTTATCCTTACCGCAGGAACGATCTTTATAATGTGGCTTGGTGAACAAATCACAGAGCGTGGAATCGGAAATGGCATCTCACTTATAATTTTTGCTGGAATAATCGCAAGATTTCCACATGCTTTAATTGAGGAATTTCAAATGTTGCAAACTGGTGCAAGAAGCATAATTGAGGAAATTTTGATAATTGCTGGGATGGTTCTTGTCGTTGCGCTTGTTATACTTGTCACGACTGGAACAAGAAGGATCCCAGTTCAATATGCTAAAAGAGTTGTTGGAAGAAGGGTCTATGGTGGAGTTACACAGTATATACCGATAAGAGTGAACGCAGCAGGAGTTATGCCGATAATCTTCGCTCAATCTGTTATGTTTTTACCAAGCACGATAGTGACATTTTTCCCAGAAAGTGAGGCGCTTCAAGAGTTTGCAGCAAACTTTAGTTATACATCGTTTTGGTATAATTTTATTTATGCCATTTTGGTTATATTCTTTACATATCTTTACACGGCGATCGTTTTTAATCCGCAGGATATAGCTGATACGATGAGAAAGCAAGGTGGATTTATCCCAGGTATAAGACCAGGAAAAAACACGGCAGATTTCATTGATAATATCTTAACTAAGATAACTTTGCCAGGTTCAATATTCCTTGCTATAATTGCGATTTTACCAGGTTTTATGATAGGATTGGGTGTTTCGCCGACAATGGCTTCATTCTTTGGAGGAACTAGCTTGCTTATCGTCGTGGGCGTCGCGCTTGACACATTGCGACAGATAGAAACATATCTTTTGATGAGACATTATGATGGGTTTATGAAAACTGGCAGAATAAAAAGCAGAGTTGGCTATTAA